A region from the Cryptosporangium arvum DSM 44712 genome encodes:
- a CDS encoding TetR/AcrR family transcriptional regulator produces MPYVSSTVRRRQIVLAARVVVDREGLAHASLRAVADEAGIALGTLQHVFKTREALFGAVVEDLLFGQSVAPVPLGGLNQRFGDWLGETLQAVWQHVVRQSAESHLGRLEVTLYAVRTGLTHELARWQDERIRLWAGKTAALAGWSFLIPVDQVARLVMAMIDGLLIQFLADPNPERVSTDLRSAARAIAYVAEAPA; encoded by the coding sequence GTGCCCTACGTTTCGTCCACGGTCCGCCGGCGGCAGATCGTACTGGCCGCCCGGGTGGTGGTGGACCGCGAGGGTCTCGCACACGCGTCCCTGCGTGCCGTCGCCGACGAGGCCGGTATCGCGCTCGGCACGCTCCAACACGTCTTCAAGACCCGGGAGGCGTTGTTCGGCGCCGTCGTCGAGGATCTGCTGTTCGGGCAGAGCGTCGCCCCGGTTCCGCTCGGCGGCCTGAACCAGCGCTTCGGTGATTGGCTGGGCGAGACGCTGCAGGCGGTCTGGCAACACGTGGTACGCCAGAGCGCGGAGTCGCACCTCGGCCGGCTCGAGGTGACGCTGTACGCGGTACGCACCGGGCTGACCCACGAGCTGGCGCGCTGGCAGGACGAGCGGATCCGGCTCTGGGCCGGGAAGACCGCGGCGCTCGCCGGCTGGAGCTTCCTGATCCCGGTCGATCAGGTGGCGCGCCTGGTGATGGCGATGATCGACGGCCTGCTGATCCAGTTCCTGGCCGATCCCAACCCCGAGCGGGTGAGCACCGACCTGCGCAGCGCCGCCCGCGCGATCGCCTACGTCGCCGAAGCCCCGGCCTGA